A single window of Sphingobium sp. SCG-1 DNA harbors:
- a CDS encoding flagellar hook-basal body complex protein, whose product MSFYTSLSGLKAAQSDLSAISNNVANVNTAAFKKSKTSFGDIFASAPTQNTRQVAGQGVRVIGINQQFVQGTIETTDKTLDLAVTGEGFFTVKTQGTGGTTSYTRNGAFSMDKSRFVVDTTGARLQVLPVDATTGAITGTTLSDLQIPANNGATPPVELASISVSDKGVVAATYADGTTSAIGSVAMANFASQDGLRQKGDAHWEASINSGNAIYGGAGQGMFGSVRSGALERSNVDITEELVGLISAQRNFQANAKAIETSTAITQTIVNLRT is encoded by the coding sequence ATGTCCTTCTACACCTCGCTCTCGGGCCTCAAAGCCGCCCAGTCCGACCTTTCGGCGATCTCGAATAACGTCGCCAACGTCAACACGGCCGCTTTCAAGAAGAGCAAGACCAGCTTCGGCGACATCTTCGCCTCCGCCCCGACGCAGAACACGCGTCAGGTTGCCGGCCAGGGTGTCCGCGTCATTGGCATTAATCAGCAGTTCGTGCAGGGTACTATCGAGACCACTGACAAGACGCTTGACCTCGCCGTCACCGGCGAAGGCTTCTTCACCGTCAAGACGCAGGGCACCGGCGGCACGACCTCCTACACGCGCAACGGCGCGTTCAGCATGGACAAGAGCCGCTTCGTCGTCGACACAACCGGCGCACGCCTTCAGGTCTTGCCTGTCGACGCCACGACCGGCGCGATCACTGGCACCACGCTCAGCGACCTGCAAATTCCTGCGAACAACGGCGCGACGCCTCCGGTGGAACTCGCCAGCATCTCCGTCTCCGACAAGGGCGTCGTTGCCGCCACCTACGCCGATGGCACCACCTCCGCGATCGGCTCTGTGGCCATGGCCAACTTCGCCAGCCAGGACGGCCTGCGTCAGAAAGGCGACGCGCATTGGGAAGCCTCGATCAACAGCGGCAACGCCATTTATGGCGGTGCGGGTCAGGGCATGTTCGGTTCGGTTCGCTCCGGCGCGCTGGAACGCTCCAACGTGGACATCACCGAGGAACTGGTCGGTTTGATCTCCGCCCAGCGCAATTTCCAGGCGAATGCGAAGGCCATCGAGACCAGCACCGCCATCACGCAGACGATCGTCAACCTGCGTACCTGA
- a CDS encoding flagellar hook assembly protein FlgD, whose amino-acid sequence MTTVTDNAGITLKQPVTPKETGKSAMGQADFLRLLTTQMQTQDPFEPMDNSQMVAQMATITNSSGIAEMNVTLGDIKNQLAGTRLGDAASWIGRSMLVKSNIAAPDAAGQYAGQVTLPAASDALSVDLVDGSGKVVKTIDLGARDKGDVSFYWDGKDADGNNVGTQALQVKVRGATAPVVATWASIAAVQSPADGTASKLITPLGTYNPSDAIRLS is encoded by the coding sequence ATGACGACAGTAACCGATAACGCCGGCATCACGCTCAAGCAGCCTGTGACACCCAAGGAAACCGGCAAGTCCGCTATGGGCCAAGCCGACTTCCTGCGCCTGCTGACCACTCAGATGCAAACCCAAGACCCGTTTGAGCCGATGGATAACAGCCAGATGGTCGCACAGATGGCGACGATCACCAATTCCAGCGGCATCGCGGAAATGAACGTGACGCTGGGCGACATCAAGAATCAGCTTGCCGGGACGCGCCTTGGCGACGCCGCAAGCTGGATCGGCCGCTCGATGCTCGTCAAGAGCAACATCGCGGCTCCGGATGCCGCAGGCCAATACGCCGGACAGGTCACGCTTCCGGCCGCGTCCGACGCGCTAAGTGTCGACTTGGTCGATGGCAGCGGAAAGGTCGTCAAGACGATCGACCTTGGCGCTCGCGATAAGGGCGACGTCTCCTTCTACTGGGATGGCAAGGACGCCGACGGCAACAACGTGGGCACGCAGGCGCTGCAAGTGAAGGTTCGCGGAGCGACCGCGCCAGTCGTCGCCACCTGGGCGAGCATCGCCGCCGTGCAATCGCCTGCCGACGGCACCGCATCCAAACTCATCACGCCGCTAGGCACCTACAACCCATCCGACGCCATCCGGCTTAGCTGA
- the flgC gene encoding flagellar basal body rod protein FlgC gives MTMAGEPMNVFDIAGRAMSAQLVRLNATASNMANAGNVTGSEKTAYRAIRPVFQSVTEKPGVSTVKVDEVVTTNAKPVKRHDPNHPLADANGDVFEAAVDSSAELVDMLESARMYQNNVQVLQTAKSLMLETIRIGK, from the coding sequence ATGACGATGGCGGGTGAACCCATGAACGTCTTCGACATTGCCGGGCGCGCCATGTCGGCCCAGCTTGTCCGTCTGAACGCGACCGCCTCCAATATGGCAAACGCGGGCAATGTGACAGGCAGCGAGAAGACCGCCTATCGCGCGATCCGTCCGGTGTTCCAGTCTGTGACGGAGAAGCCCGGCGTTTCGACGGTGAAGGTCGATGAGGTCGTCACCACCAACGCCAAGCCCGTGAAGCGCCACGACCCGAACCACCCGCTGGCCGACGCCAATGGGGACGTATTCGAAGCGGCCGTCGATAGCAGCGCCGAGTTGGTCGACATGCTCGAATCAGCGCGGATGTACCAAAACAACGTGCAGGTCTTGCAGACCGCCAAATCCCTGATGCTCGAAACCATAAGGATCGGCAAATGA
- the flgB gene encoding flagellar basal body rod protein FlgB, with protein sequence MSLEDSLFGVHGKALALRSQRLSLLASNIANASTPNYKARDIDFEAALKTATESGADTANAAQGAMGYRVPLQPSLDGNTVELSTEQTLFAENAVKYRTTLSFLEGRINTINRAFRGE encoded by the coding sequence ATGAGCTTGGAAGACAGCCTGTTTGGAGTGCACGGAAAAGCGCTTGCGCTGCGCTCGCAGCGTCTGTCCCTGCTTGCCTCCAACATCGCCAACGCATCGACGCCTAATTACAAGGCGCGCGACATAGACTTCGAAGCGGCACTGAAGACCGCGACCGAATCCGGTGCCGACACCGCCAATGCCGCGCAAGGCGCTATGGGCTATCGCGTGCCCCTTCAGCCGAGCCTCGACGGGAACACTGTCGAACTTTCGACCGAGCAGACGCTCTTTGCGGAAAACGCCGTCAAGTATCGCACGACGCTCTCCTTCCTCGAAGGGCGCATCAACACCATCAACCGCGCCTTCAGGGGAGAATGA
- a CDS encoding MotA/TolQ/ExbB proton channel family protein, protein MSFLAHILDPLTLTLMIAGVLALALLQNGAMAFGQGMRALGPLFSSKPERDRDAARAAMMQVDHLAQLRGLACTDRVCTDRVLASHPFLGEAVRKLSHCERMDQFELWAEQQLADRGERHRAVHGFWYSVADAAPAIGMAGTIIGLIGMFGAMDDPAKIGPSMALALLTTLYGVVIANLIAAPIAGRLVDLSTRELAWQKALCDRMLAVARRENAPVRRAAIREVA, encoded by the coding sequence ATGAGTTTTCTGGCGCATATCCTTGATCCGTTGACGCTCACGCTGATGATAGCCGGCGTGCTGGCGCTCGCGCTGTTGCAGAACGGGGCCATGGCGTTCGGGCAGGGGATGCGCGCGTTGGGGCCGCTTTTCTCGTCCAAGCCGGAGCGCGACAGGGATGCGGCACGGGCCGCGATGATGCAGGTCGACCATCTGGCGCAGCTGCGCGGCCTCGCCTGCACCGATCGCGTGTGCACCGACCGCGTTCTCGCCTCTCATCCGTTTCTGGGCGAAGCCGTACGGAAGCTATCGCATTGCGAGCGGATGGACCAGTTCGAGCTTTGGGCGGAACAACAGCTTGCGGATCGGGGTGAGCGGCATCGCGCGGTGCATGGGTTCTGGTACTCGGTGGCGGATGCCGCGCCTGCGATTGGCATGGCGGGGACGATCATCGGCCTGATCGGCATGTTCGGTGCGATGGATGATCCGGCGAAGATCGGGCCGTCGATGGCGCTGGCGCTGCTCACGACGCTGTACGGCGTGGTGATCGCAAACCTGATTGCAGCGCCTATCGCGGGGCGTCTTGTCGATCTCTCAACGCGGGAACTGGCCTGGCAGAAGGCGCTGTGCGACCGGATGCTGGCCGTAGCGCGCCGGGAAAACGCGCCGGTACGTCGGGCTGCCATTCGGGAAGTCGCATGA
- a CDS encoding flagellar motor protein MotB encodes MMRARNARWAISFADLALLLLGFFVLLHASGSRSAQVLSGVRAQFGSSALAGADEWRADALFVPGEVILTPNGMTKIRAAASHAVARGGSVELASAGQDKGTERFDSWDLAAARLGAVARALKAEGIRENRLVIRGLDQRLGGTGGQVIRVAPGPAK; translated from the coding sequence ATGATGCGCGCGCGCAATGCGCGGTGGGCGATAAGCTTTGCCGATCTGGCGCTGCTTCTGCTCGGTTTTTTCGTTCTTTTGCACGCAAGTGGGAGCCGCAGCGCGCAGGTGCTATCCGGCGTGCGTGCGCAGTTCGGATCGTCCGCATTGGCCGGGGCGGACGAGTGGCGGGCGGACGCGCTTTTCGTGCCGGGTGAGGTTATCCTGACACCTAATGGGATGACGAAAATACGGGCCGCGGCTTCGCATGCAGTCGCGCGCGGCGGGTCGGTCGAGCTGGCGTCGGCGGGGCAGGACAAGGGCACCGAACGCTTCGACAGCTGGGACTTGGCGGCGGCACGGCTGGGCGCGGTGGCGCGAGCGCTGAAGGCGGAGGGCATCAGGGAAAATCGCCTGGTGATCCGGGGTCTCGACCAGCGCTTGGGAGGCACTGGCGGACAAGTTATCCGCGTCGCGCCGGGACCAGCAAAATAG
- a CDS encoding flagella basal body P-ring formation protein FlgA, which yields MRAFPILIVALAATSPAAAQQKFENLDRLDSLVAMTVGANLGEPGGPAAPIDRRLKLAACPRTASVDGPVFGAAIVKCEALGWRIRVPLVAGGFQANVTMPAQRAVAMRPAPSREMVVKKGDPVQLVAGGPAFSVSRLMVADEDGAIGSMIRVRGEDKKASPVLAQVMEMGMVRIPGFKEN from the coding sequence TTGCGCGCTTTTCCGATTTTGATTGTGGCCCTGGCGGCGACAAGCCCCGCAGCCGCACAGCAGAAGTTCGAGAATCTCGACCGGCTCGATAGCCTGGTGGCAATGACCGTGGGTGCCAATTTGGGCGAGCCCGGCGGTCCCGCCGCTCCGATCGATCGACGATTGAAACTGGCCGCGTGCCCACGCACGGCGAGCGTCGATGGCCCGGTTTTCGGGGCCGCGATCGTCAAGTGCGAGGCCCTGGGCTGGCGTATTCGCGTGCCACTGGTGGCGGGAGGTTTTCAGGCGAATGTGACGATGCCCGCGCAGCGTGCCGTCGCAATGCGCCCGGCGCCTTCGCGCGAGATGGTCGTGAAGAAGGGCGATCCGGTGCAGTTGGTGGCGGGTGGTCCGGCGTTCAGCGTTTCACGCCTGATGGTGGCGGACGAGGATGGCGCTATCGGATCGATGATCCGGGTGCGCGGCGAGGACAAGAAAGCCTCGCCCGTATTGGCGCAGGTCATGGAAATGGGCATGGTGCGCATTCCTGGATTTAAGGAAAACTGA
- the flgM gene encoding flagellar biosynthesis anti-sigma factor FlgM gives MINSVGPGLAAAIETSKLREGAKSKSVGSVAGVATQAAGMSSSPAARMAAQGAPVDLDKIGAIKAAIASGNYPVDADVIAQKMLDLDLPQG, from the coding sequence ATGATTAATTCCGTTGGACCGGGGCTTGCCGCCGCCATCGAAACTTCGAAGCTGCGTGAAGGCGCAAAGAGCAAGAGCGTAGGCAGCGTCGCGGGCGTGGCCACGCAGGCTGCCGGCATGTCGTCCAGCCCGGCGGCCCGCATGGCGGCGCAGGGCGCGCCCGTCGATCTGGACAAGATCGGCGCAATCAAGGCGGCGATCGCATCGGGCAACTACCCGGTCGATGCCGACGTCATCGCGCAGAAGATGCTCGACCTCGACTTGCCACAGGGCTGA
- a CDS encoding flagellar biosynthesis protein FlgJ, whose product MSAFADMNIAGTNGSSRSGRVTNAIAMASRRTGVDFEYLLGQAKIESGLNPSARASTSSATGLYQFVDQSWLAVVNDHGAEYGLDWASDAISKGNNGRYYVSDPDLRKQIMDLRNHPETASVMAAEHASDNKTYLEKRLGREAEPADLYMAHFLGVGGAAKFLAANDSTPNAAAASLFPSAARANRSIFFDRQGNARSFADIRANFAAKLDKSVQGASVQYANVPIPSGWSLPEGSKAVQPADYVRIETERLASQVSAVDTNKPQPATARLAYLMLATFGR is encoded by the coding sequence GTGTCTGCCTTCGCCGACATGAACATTGCAGGGACGAACGGCAGCAGCCGCAGCGGACGCGTGACCAACGCAATCGCGATGGCGAGCCGTCGGACCGGCGTCGACTTCGAATATCTGCTGGGGCAGGCGAAGATCGAAAGCGGCCTCAATCCGTCCGCACGCGCATCCACATCGTCCGCCACCGGGCTGTATCAATTCGTGGACCAGAGCTGGCTCGCTGTCGTCAACGACCACGGCGCGGAATATGGCCTCGACTGGGCATCCGATGCTATCAGCAAGGGCAATAACGGGCGCTATTATGTGTCCGATCCCGACCTTCGCAAGCAGATCATGGATCTGCGCAACCATCCCGAGACGGCGTCAGTAATGGCGGCCGAGCATGCCTCCGACAACAAGACTTATCTTGAGAAACGCCTTGGTCGCGAGGCCGAGCCCGCCGACCTCTACATGGCACACTTTCTGGGCGTCGGTGGCGCGGCCAAGTTCCTGGCGGCGAACGACAGCACGCCCAATGCGGCGGCGGCCTCCCTATTCCCGTCGGCCGCACGCGCCAATCGGTCGATCTTCTTCGACCGGCAAGGTAACGCGCGCAGCTTCGCCGACATCCGCGCGAACTTCGCCGCCAAGCTCGACAAGAGCGTCCAAGGGGCAAGCGTCCAATATGCAAACGTGCCGATCCCTTCCGGCTGGTCATTGCCCGAGGGTTCAAAGGCCGTGCAGCCCGCAGACTATGTGCGCATCGAAACGGAGCGCCTCGCTTCGCAAGTGAGCGCCGTCGACACCAACAAGCCGCAGCCCGCAACGGCGCGGCTCGCCTATCTCATGCTCGCGACGTTCGGAAGGTAA
- the flhA gene encoding flagellar biosynthesis protein FlhA — translation MTRGQVNGKVWMSAAKGALLPLATLMVVLFMMVPVPSLMLDIGFITNIMISLAVLMVALNAAKPLDFSSFPTVLLFATLLRLALNVASTRVVLVSGHTGSDAAGHVIEAFGHLLIGGDYVVGIFVFAILMIINLVVITKGAGRVSEVSARFTLDAMPGKQMAIDADLNAGLMTPEEAKLRRAEIATEADFYGSMDGASKFVKGDAVAGILILVINIIGGIVLGTVSHGLSLSQAASTYIILAIGDALVAQVPALLLSIAAASIVTRVKSEMDLSGQIASQFGAGKAWVPVAAILAFLGILPGMPHLIILPAAVLCGFLAWKLNKAAKTKANAPEPVAEAPNPANIEWDDVSDGAVLGLEIGYGLIGMVDERKGAPLMARITGIRRQLSRELGFVVPMVRVKDNLALEPNAYRITIAGVVVGEDEIWPDDLLALDSGALEGEVDGRLCKDPTFGLDAVWIGQEKRSEAVVCGYTVVDPATVVATHLNQLIAMNAAEMFGLDEARKLLDALKENAPQLVDGLTPGMMSLAQISAVCRSLLIEGIALKDFRRICEAMIDAARPDYSHEQLVEAVRQRIGSLIIQGLVPVKMPLPVITLDGELEALLAQAMRLAGDARHPIEPALANRIIEAVTMAARPIMGQARNFAIVTSPMARRALARLFKPHLPETPVLSFLEIPDGKPVEVVAVVGGDQQRAVPRHDPVSIGAPIRERIA, via the coding sequence ATGACACGTGGTCAGGTCAACGGAAAAGTGTGGATGAGTGCCGCCAAGGGGGCGTTGCTCCCGCTGGCGACATTGATGGTCGTCCTGTTTATGATGGTGCCGGTGCCGTCGCTGATGCTGGACATCGGCTTCATCACCAACATCATGATTTCCCTCGCGGTGCTGATGGTCGCGCTGAACGCTGCCAAGCCGCTGGACTTCTCCAGTTTCCCGACGGTTTTGTTGTTCGCAACGCTCCTGCGGCTGGCGCTGAACGTCGCATCAACGCGCGTCGTGCTGGTGTCGGGGCATACTGGATCGGATGCGGCGGGCCATGTGATCGAGGCGTTCGGGCATCTGCTGATCGGCGGCGACTATGTCGTCGGTATCTTCGTGTTCGCAATTTTGATGATTATCAACCTCGTCGTCATCACCAAGGGTGCGGGTCGCGTATCCGAAGTGTCCGCCCGCTTCACGCTGGACGCGATGCCCGGCAAGCAGATGGCGATCGATGCCGATCTTAATGCTGGCCTGATGACCCCGGAAGAAGCCAAGCTGCGCCGCGCGGAAATCGCGACGGAGGCGGATTTTTACGGTTCGATGGACGGTGCGTCCAAGTTCGTGAAGGGTGACGCGGTTGCGGGCATCCTGATCCTCGTCATCAACATTATCGGCGGCATCGTGCTTGGCACGGTGAGCCACGGCCTGTCGCTGAGCCAGGCCGCGTCGACCTACATCATCCTCGCCATCGGCGATGCGCTGGTGGCGCAGGTTCCTGCCTTGCTGCTCTCCATCGCCGCCGCCTCCATCGTCACGCGCGTCAAGTCGGAGATGGACCTGTCGGGCCAGATCGCCAGCCAGTTTGGCGCTGGCAAGGCTTGGGTGCCGGTCGCCGCCATCCTCGCGTTTCTGGGCATCCTGCCCGGCATGCCGCATCTTATCATCCTGCCTGCTGCCGTGCTGTGCGGCTTCCTTGCCTGGAAGCTCAACAAGGCGGCGAAGACCAAGGCCAATGCGCCGGAACCCGTCGCGGAAGCGCCGAACCCCGCCAATATCGAGTGGGACGATGTGTCCGACGGCGCGGTGCTGGGCCTTGAGATCGGTTATGGCCTGATCGGCATGGTCGACGAACGCAAGGGTGCACCGCTGATGGCGCGCATCACCGGCATCCGCCGACAGCTTTCGCGCGAACTCGGGTTCGTGGTGCCGATGGTGCGCGTGAAGGATAACCTCGCGCTTGAACCCAACGCCTATCGCATCACCATTGCCGGTGTCGTGGTCGGTGAAGATGAAATCTGGCCGGACGATCTTCTGGCCCTCGACAGTGGCGCGCTGGAAGGCGAAGTCGACGGACGCCTCTGCAAGGATCCGACCTTCGGTCTGGATGCGGTGTGGATCGGGCAGGAGAAGCGGAGCGAAGCGGTCGTCTGCGGCTACACTGTGGTCGATCCGGCGACCGTGGTGGCGACGCACCTTAATCAGCTCATCGCGATGAACGCTGCCGAGATGTTCGGCTTGGACGAAGCCCGCAAGCTGCTGGACGCGCTGAAGGAAAATGCGCCGCAGTTGGTCGATGGCCTTACGCCGGGGATGATGAGCCTCGCGCAGATTTCCGCTGTGTGTCGCTCGCTGCTGATCGAGGGCATTGCGCTGAAGGACTTCCGCCGGATTTGCGAGGCGATGATCGACGCGGCGCGGCCCGACTATAGCCATGAGCAATTGGTCGAGGCGGTGCGTCAGCGGATCGGTTCGCTGATTATCCAGGGGCTGGTGCCCGTGAAGATGCCGCTGCCCGTCATCACGCTGGACGGTGAACTGGAGGCATTGCTGGCGCAGGCGATGCGTCTGGCGGGGGATGCGCGGCATCCGATCGAGCCAGCCCTCGCCAATCGGATCATCGAGGCTGTCACGATGGCCGCGCGGCCGATCATGGGACAGGCGCGCAACTTTGCGATCGTCACGTCGCCGATGGCGCGTCGGGCGCTTGCACGACTTTTTAAGCCTCATCTGCCAGAAACGCCTGTGCTGTCCTTCCTGGAGATTCCCGACGGGAAGCCCGTGGAAGTGGTGGCTGTGGTGGGGGGCGATCAGCAGCGCGCCGTGCCGCGTCATGATCCGGTGTCGATCGGTGCCCCGATCCGCGAACGAATCGCCTAA
- a CDS encoding FliA/WhiG family RNA polymerase sigma factor has protein sequence MYMKKITAADANTYGRDAGPMSPANLSKQYMPLVRKIAWHVHGRVSSAIEIEDLLQIGMLALVEAANGFEDRGHGFATYAQMRVRGAMIDHLRRHATLCRSAMATRKKLGKARGELEQRLGRVPTEAEMSGHLEMAPSDYRIAADSAEMVQHTSIEDAYSDQSMWFADVEDRADEVLERESLKKAIASGIGKLPQREAMVLQLYFVEEMNLEEIGLTLDIGAARVCQIKKAALDKLRGMLSDWD, from the coding sequence ATGTATATGAAGAAGATAACCGCGGCAGACGCCAACACCTACGGGCGTGATGCGGGGCCGATGAGTCCGGCGAACCTGTCGAAGCAATATATGCCGCTGGTCCGTAAGATCGCCTGGCATGTGCACGGGCGGGTATCGAGCGCGATCGAGATTGAGGATCTGCTGCAGATCGGAATGCTGGCGCTGGTCGAAGCCGCGAATGGCTTTGAAGATCGCGGGCATGGCTTTGCGACTTATGCGCAGATGCGCGTGCGCGGGGCAATGATCGACCATCTGCGGCGGCACGCGACGCTATGCCGCTCCGCGATGGCTACACGCAAAAAATTGGGCAAGGCGCGCGGCGAACTGGAGCAGCGGCTGGGGCGCGTGCCGACCGAAGCGGAAATGTCGGGGCATCTGGAAATGGCGCCTTCGGACTATCGCATTGCCGCCGACAGTGCGGAGATGGTGCAGCATACGAGTATCGAGGACGCCTATTCGGATCAGTCGATGTGGTTCGCGGACGTCGAGGATCGCGCCGATGAAGTTCTCGAGCGCGAGAGCCTGAAGAAGGCCATCGCGTCAGGCATCGGTAAGCTACCGCAACGGGAAGCCATGGTGCTGCAACTCTATTTCGTCGAGGAAATGAACCTTGAGGAGATCGGCCTGACGCTCGACATCGGCGCGGCGCGGGTTTGCCAGATCAAGAAAGCGGCTCTGGACAAACTCCGCGGCATGCTGAGCGATTGGGACTGA
- the mdoH gene encoding glucans biosynthesis glucosyltransferase MdoH, translating to MDNVIEHETRRPIQKQNLTRHNASVAKPKPAHSSALPLECPIAMPVQDFSVAPPHSRPTPPVARGISRISVLLLISIATSVFGVMMMTDALQPHGFSAWEIAYLALAVPLFAWIAFGFANSAIGFALILWRDVHNSRGYQRSTTRVPEGRAAILLPVCNEDFLTIIGRLSIMERSLEKLPGNHQFDFFILSDSNTENGKSEEEAYECVKEAFVRPVYYRRRDINVGRKPGNVADWVRRFGGAYEYMIVLDADSVMSGKTMSQLAAQMDREPNVALIQTIPAVVGAQTLFAKWQQFASRLYGPMSAIGAIWWSDRQATFWGHNAIIRVSAFAESCGLPELKGRAPFGGHIMSHDMVEAALLRRRGWAVRMVMTDDSFEEFPPSLPDLAIRDRRWCQGNIQHVPLIARIAGLHVVNRFQLLVGASAYVTSPMWLCLILLVIGGEMAGAWRANAVLPADGLLLLTLMLLFGPKLMAIVLTLRDEERRTAFGGPVRLWAGALIETLLSILAAPIQMLTHSINLVSILSGRKSAWNGQTRDCDGIPMADAFRTFRYHVALGAIILVGGLLSGITMIWLLPIVLGLLFAPVLAAVTARKDLGRVLETRSLLIVPKAWWQLTSYRPLRTRLSVGRSTSVWTAPISVANDA from the coding sequence ATGGATAATGTAATTGAGCATGAAACGCGAAGACCCATCCAGAAGCAGAATCTAACTCGTCATAACGCCTCGGTCGCCAAGCCCAAGCCTGCACATTCCTCCGCCTTGCCGCTGGAATGTCCTATTGCGATGCCGGTGCAGGACTTTTCGGTCGCGCCGCCGCATTCCCGTCCTACTCCCCCCGTTGCGCGGGGCATTTCGCGCATCTCGGTTCTGCTACTGATTTCCATTGCGACATCGGTGTTCGGCGTCATGATGATGACGGACGCGCTTCAACCTCATGGCTTTTCCGCGTGGGAAATCGCCTATCTGGCCCTTGCCGTGCCGCTTTTCGCCTGGATCGCCTTCGGCTTCGCCAATAGTGCGATCGGTTTCGCGCTGATTCTCTGGCGGGACGTGCATAATAGCCGTGGGTATCAAAGATCGACGACCCGCGTGCCGGAGGGCCGCGCCGCCATCCTCCTTCCCGTATGCAACGAGGACTTTCTAACGATCATCGGGCGGCTTTCCATTATGGAGCGTTCGCTGGAGAAGTTGCCTGGCAATCATCAGTTCGACTTCTTCATCCTGTCCGACTCCAATACGGAAAACGGGAAGTCCGAAGAAGAAGCCTATGAGTGCGTGAAGGAAGCCTTCGTGCGCCCCGTCTATTACAGGCGGCGGGACATCAACGTCGGCCGCAAGCCCGGTAACGTCGCTGATTGGGTGCGCCGGTTCGGCGGTGCTTACGAATATATGATCGTGCTCGATGCGGACAGCGTGATGAGCGGCAAGACGATGAGCCAGCTCGCCGCGCAAATGGACCGCGAACCCAATGTCGCGCTGATCCAGACCATTCCCGCCGTCGTCGGAGCGCAGACGCTGTTCGCAAAATGGCAGCAGTTCGCGAGCCGCCTTTATGGCCCGATGTCGGCGATTGGCGCGATCTGGTGGTCCGATCGTCAGGCGACCTTCTGGGGCCATAACGCCATCATTCGCGTCAGCGCCTTTGCCGAGAGCTGCGGCCTTCCCGAACTCAAGGGCCGGGCGCCTTTCGGTGGTCACATCATGAGTCACGACATGGTCGAAGCCGCCCTCCTCCGCCGTCGCGGCTGGGCGGTTCGCATGGTCATGACGGACGACAGCTTTGAGGAATTCCCCCCGTCTCTGCCCGACCTAGCCATTCGCGACCGTCGCTGGTGCCAGGGTAATATCCAGCATGTGCCGCTGATCGCGCGCATCGCTGGGCTGCACGTCGTAAACCGTTTCCAGTTACTCGTCGGCGCGTCGGCCTATGTGACGTCGCCGATGTGGTTATGCCTGATCCTGCTGGTCATCGGTGGCGAAATGGCGGGAGCTTGGCGCGCCAATGCCGTGCTGCCCGCCGATGGCTTGCTGCTGCTCACGCTGATGCTGCTGTTTGGTCCCAAGCTGATGGCGATCGTCCTGACGCTGCGTGACGAAGAACGGCGGACGGCCTTTGGTGGCCCAGTTCGACTATGGGCTGGTGCTCTGATCGAGACGCTTCTCTCGATACTCGCTGCGCCGATCCAGATGCTGACGCACAGCATCAATCTGGTGAGCATCCTGTCGGGTCGCAAAAGCGCCTGGAACGGTCAGACGCGCGATTGCGACGGCATTCCGATGGCGGACGCTTTTCGGACGTTCCGTTACCATGTGGCTTTGGGGGCCATCATTCTGGTTGGTGGCCTGTTATCCGGCATCACGATGATCTGGCTTTTGCCGATCGTGCTTGGCCTGCTGTTCGCGCCGGTTCTGGCTGCCGTCACGGCGCGCAAGGATCTTGGGCGTGTGCTGGAAACGCGTAGCCTGTTGATCGTGCCCAAGGCTTGGTGGCAGCTTACCAGCTATCGTCCGCTGCGTACGCGGCTGTCAGTGGGTCGGTCGACGTCGGTTTGGACCGCACCGATCAGCGTGGCCAACGACGCATAG